The Clostridiales bacterium genomic sequence CGAAAAATTAGGCGTTGACGTACTCTTTACGCCCCACCTTTTGCCCATCAAGCGCGGTATACTCTCGACGGTGTATTTCACTACTCCCGATCCCGAAAAGGCGGAAAATGTTCTCAAAAGCTCATATCACGGCGAAACGTTCATACAATATAGCGATAGTCTTCCCGAAATATCGAGCGTTGCGCACACCAACCGCTGTATTTACTCGGCGCGGTTCGACGGCAACCGCGGTATCGTCGTGTCCGTCATAGACAACCTTTTAAAGGGTGCGGCGGGACAAGCTGTTCAGAACATGAACATTATGTTCGGCATAAACGAAACGGCGGGACTGCCCGTACACTCACCTATTTAATTTCGGTAATTTTTCAGTTAAGGCAAAAAAGACATGAACGAAAACTTTAAATCGACTATCGAACGCGCACAGATAATATGCGAGGCGCTGCCCTATATACGAAAGTATTCGGGCAAGACGCTCGTCGTTAAGTACGGCGGCAACGCTATGAACGACGAGGCGGTAACAACCACTATTCTGCAAGACATAGCGGCGCTTAAAATCGTCGGGGTCAATCCCATACTCGTACACGGCGGCGGGCCGGAGATCAATAAGCTCCTCGGCAAGCTCGGCATACAGTCTCAGTTTGTCAACGGTATGCGCGTTACCGACGAACAAACGATGGAAGTCGCGCAAATGACTTTATGCGGGAAGATCAATAAGAATATCGTCGGCGAGCTCAATTCCATGGGCGTTAAGGCAATCGGGCTTTGCGGCAAGGACGCGCAGCTTATTAAGGCGGAACGGCTCGACCCGAAACTTGGATACGTAGGTAAAATCACAGAGATCAACGCCAAGCTTTTGGAAATACTCGCGCGCGACGAATTCATTCCCGTAATCGCCTCGATTGCAACCGACGACGCAGGCAATAGCTACAACGTGAACGCCGACGTTGCGGCGGCGGCTATCGGCGCGGCTATGCACGCGGAAAAGCTTTTATTCCTTACCGATATTGACGGCATAATGACTGACAAAGATAAAGCAGAAACCAAAATCGATCGAATAAACGTTTCCGAACTTAAAAAGATGATCGAGTCGGGCGCTATTTCGGGCGGCATGGTGCCCAAGGCGAACAGCTGTATCGACGCTATCGAGCGCGGCATAAACAGCGTTTTCGTGCTTAACGGCACACTCCCCCACTCTATTCTTCTCGAACTGTTCACCGACAGCGGTATCGGCACAATGATAGAAAACGGATAAATTCAAGAGTGCCCGACGTCGCTACGAGACACCACCTCATACCCCCATTTGGGGAAATTTCTAATTCATAATTCCCAA encodes the following:
- the argB gene encoding acetylglutamate kinase, with protein sequence MNENFKSTIERAQIICEALPYIRKYSGKTLVVKYGGNAMNDEAVTTTILQDIAALKIVGVNPILVHGGGPEINKLLGKLGIQSQFVNGMRVTDEQTMEVAQMTLCGKINKNIVGELNSMGVKAIGLCGKDAQLIKAERLDPKLGYVGKITEINAKLLEILARDEFIPVIASIATDDAGNSYNVNADVAAAAIGAAMHAEKLLFLTDIDGIMTDKDKAETKIDRINVSELKKMIESGAISGGMVPKANSCIDAIERGINSVFVLNGTLPHSILLELFTDSGIGTMIENG